In Pseudomonas sp. MYb327, one DNA window encodes the following:
- a CDS encoding organic hydroperoxide resistance protein translates to MTQLDKVLYTAKTHTTGGRDGASRSDDGILDVKLSSPGTGGGGTNPEQLFAAGWSACFIGAMGVAAKELKVALPKDVAVDTEVDLGTNEGGYLLQARLNVSLPGLDRETAQKLVDTGHKYCPYSKATRNNINATVKLV, encoded by the coding sequence ATGACCCAGCTTGACAAAGTACTGTACACCGCGAAAACCCACACCACCGGCGGCCGGGACGGCGCTTCCCGCAGCGACGACGGCATTCTCGATGTAAAACTGTCGTCCCCTGGCACAGGAGGTGGGGGCACCAATCCGGAGCAACTGTTTGCAGCCGGCTGGTCAGCCTGTTTTATCGGCGCGATGGGGGTTGCGGCCAAAGAATTGAAAGTGGCGCTGCCCAAGGATGTAGCCGTTGATACCGAGGTCGACCTGGGCACCAATGAAGGTGGCTACCTGCTGCAGGCGCGGCTCAATGTCAGCCTGCCGGGACTCGATCGCGAAACCGCGCAAAAACTCGTGGACACCGGGCACAAGTACTGCCCGTACTCGAAAGCCACGCGCAATAACATCAATGCCACGGTCAAGTTAGTCTGA
- a CDS encoding phosphohydrolase, with protein sequence MTPLLEFPVTDEILASFALTIGTDLPGYRNHICRVLNFYCALRGIEGLPAEAVQIAAAFHDLGIWTDDTLDYLPPSVRMANLYLDHRQRQDLGEEVSALILEHHKVRPYRSACATSVEPFRQADVIDVSLGLVRFGLPRALIKTVQSAFPDHGFHRMLMRRSARQFIRTPLRPLPMFRW encoded by the coding sequence ATGACGCCCCTTCTCGAATTCCCTGTCACCGACGAGATTCTTGCCTCCTTCGCATTGACGATCGGCACTGACCTGCCGGGCTATCGCAATCACATCTGTCGGGTACTGAATTTCTATTGCGCACTCAGGGGCATTGAAGGCCTGCCAGCAGAGGCCGTGCAGATTGCGGCGGCGTTTCACGACCTGGGCATCTGGACCGACGACACCCTCGACTACCTGCCGCCCTCGGTGCGAATGGCCAACCTTTATCTCGATCACCGGCAACGCCAGGACCTTGGCGAAGAAGTGAGCGCACTGATTCTGGAGCACCACAAAGTACGCCCCTATCGTTCGGCCTGCGCCACCAGCGTCGAGCCGTTTCGCCAAGCCGATGTCATTGATGTATCCCTTGGGCTGGTGCGCTTCGGACTGCCCCGTGCGTTGATCAAGACCGTGCAATCGGCCTTTCCCGATCACGGCTTCCACAGGATGCTGATGCGGCGCTCGGCACGGCAATTCATTCGTACGCCGCTGCGACCGCTGCCCATGTTTCGCTGGTGA
- the potE gene encoding putrescine-ornithine antiporter gives MSVAKKMSVGQLTMLTAVNMLGSGIVLLPTKLAEVGAISILSWLVTATGSLALAYAFARCGMLSRKTGGMGGYAEYTFGKAGNYITNYTYGLSLLIANVAISITAVGYIQVLFDVKLDSLQVGLATIALLWITTFANFGGARITGRIGAITVWGVIAPVVLVSTVGWFWFDSSVYAAGWNPHDRSWFEAAGASVAITLWAFLGLESACANTDAVENPERNVPIAVLGGTLGAAVIYIVSTNVIFGIVGNAELVASTAPFGLVFAHMFTPMVGDIVMGAMVLACIGSLLGWQFTIAQVYKSSADTGYFLSIFARSNKAGTPIIGMLVLLAAQTALALLTISPNLSKQFDTLVNLAVVTNLVPYILSMAALMTMQKVSNVPAGKALATNIIAWLAAAYSYLALYSSGEQALMLGGVATIFGYTLFGFVNNRLIRLEAVNNSVPTQTVSAQHLIGKPVPVNSLKKATLEINA, from the coding sequence ATGTCAGTCGCAAAAAAAATGAGTGTGGGGCAACTGACGATGTTGACCGCCGTCAACATGTTGGGATCAGGGATCGTGCTTTTACCGACGAAACTTGCGGAAGTTGGCGCAATATCGATTTTGTCCTGGCTGGTAACGGCCACGGGTTCTCTGGCACTGGCTTATGCCTTTGCGCGCTGCGGGATGCTCAGTCGAAAGACTGGCGGCATGGGCGGTTACGCCGAATACACTTTCGGCAAGGCCGGCAACTACATCACTAACTACACCTACGGACTCTCACTGTTGATCGCCAACGTGGCGATCAGTATCACCGCCGTCGGCTATATCCAGGTGCTGTTCGACGTAAAACTTGATTCGCTGCAAGTAGGCCTGGCAACCATCGCGCTACTGTGGATCACCACCTTCGCCAACTTCGGCGGTGCACGGATTACCGGCCGGATCGGCGCCATCACTGTCTGGGGGGTAATCGCGCCAGTGGTGTTGGTGTCGACCGTTGGCTGGTTCTGGTTCGACAGCAGCGTTTATGCCGCAGGCTGGAACCCCCACGACCGGTCCTGGTTCGAAGCGGCAGGTGCTTCGGTGGCGATTACCCTGTGGGCCTTCCTCGGCCTGGAGTCGGCGTGCGCCAACACCGACGCGGTGGAAAACCCCGAGAGGAACGTGCCGATCGCAGTGCTCGGCGGCACCCTTGGCGCGGCGGTGATCTACATTGTCTCCACCAACGTTATCTTCGGAATCGTCGGCAACGCTGAACTGGTCGCTTCCACCGCGCCGTTCGGCCTGGTGTTCGCCCATATGTTCACCCCCATGGTCGGGGATATTGTGATGGGAGCGATGGTGCTGGCCTGCATTGGTTCATTGCTCGGCTGGCAGTTCACGATCGCGCAGGTGTACAAAAGCTCTGCCGACACCGGTTACTTCCTGTCGATCTTCGCCAGGTCCAACAAGGCCGGCACGCCGATTATCGGCATGTTGGTGCTGCTGGCGGCGCAGACTGCGCTGGCCCTGCTCACCATCAGTCCCAACCTGAGCAAACAGTTCGACACCCTGGTCAACCTCGCGGTGGTCACTAACCTGGTGCCGTACATCCTTTCCATGGCCGCGTTGATGACCATGCAGAAAGTCTCCAACGTACCGGCCGGCAAAGCGCTGGCCACCAACATCATTGCCTGGCTGGCCGCCGCCTACAGCTACCTGGCGCTCTACAGTTCGGGCGAGCAGGCGTTGATGCTCGGCGGCGTGGCAACCATCTTCGGCTACACGCTGTTCGGCTTCGTCAACAACCGCCTGATCCGTCTTGAAGCAGTCAACAACAGCGTACCGACGCAAACCGTCAGCGCGCAGCACCTCATTGGCAAACCAGTGCCGGTGAACAGCCTGAAAAAAGCCACTCTGGAGATTAACGCATGA
- a CDS encoding Orn/Lys/Arg decarboxylase N-terminal domain-containing protein has translation MTEYRHSLGMLALLVSSPADKRTVFGRALDQLVSDVEGRGVSVLASESLSDAASILRSDPAVQCVLISWEMDTSEGHEDCIKLLVKLRERNTRVPVFLISDRTTASSIPLLVMQHADDFIWLPEDTSRFLSGRILAAIERYRQAALPPMFGALVKFARSYEYSWHTPGHAGGTAFLKSTAGRAFYEFFGENLLRSDLSISVGELGSLLDHSGPIGQGERYAAKVFGAHRTYYVTNGSSMSNRVILMASVTRNQIALCDRNCHKSAEHAMTLSGALPTYLVPTRNRYGIIGPILPQTLSAEGVKAAIANNPMVKDGIDPTPVHAIITNSTYDGLTYNVTRVEELLGQSVDRLHFDEAWYGYARFNPLYRDRHAMHGSPDDHDASKPTVFATQSTHKLLAALSQASMIHVRNGRNPIEHGRFNESYMMHASTSPNYAIMASCDVSSAMMEAPSGQILTTESIEEAVSFRQVISRMHHEMHGKDDWFFTCWQPPTVQVGNATVPFHEVDPVLLKTEPNCWVLHPNEVWHGFGDIEEGYCMLDPIKVSVLSPGMGDDGNLLASGIPACVLTAYLGRQGIVVEKTTDFTILFLFSIGITKGKWGTLVNALLDFKRDYDDNTELELCLPDLLAGNQTRYAGMGLKDLADEIFAAMKQHKTTSAMSQAFGTLPQAVFSPVEAYEKLVRNDIELVTLDQAAGRIAATGIVPYPPGIPLLMPGENAGAADGPLLAYLKALEAFDKSFPGFTHDTHGIEAENGVYRMLVLK, from the coding sequence ATGACGGAATATAGACATTCACTCGGGATGCTCGCGCTGCTGGTCAGCAGCCCGGCGGACAAGCGCACGGTATTTGGCCGCGCCCTCGATCAATTGGTCAGCGATGTAGAAGGACGTGGCGTCAGCGTACTGGCCTCGGAAAGCCTCAGCGATGCGGCGTCGATCCTGCGTTCGGACCCGGCCGTCCAATGCGTGTTGATCAGTTGGGAAATGGACACCAGCGAAGGCCACGAAGACTGCATCAAATTGCTGGTCAAACTGCGCGAACGCAACACGCGAGTGCCGGTGTTCCTGATCAGCGACCGGACCACCGCGTCGAGCATTCCGTTACTGGTCATGCAACACGCCGACGACTTCATCTGGCTGCCCGAAGATACCAGTCGCTTCCTCAGCGGACGGATCCTGGCGGCCATCGAGCGCTATCGCCAGGCCGCCCTGCCGCCGATGTTCGGCGCGCTGGTGAAGTTTGCCCGGTCCTATGAGTATTCCTGGCACACCCCGGGTCATGCCGGTGGCACGGCGTTTCTGAAAAGTACGGCGGGCCGGGCGTTCTACGAGTTTTTCGGGGAAAACCTGCTGCGTTCCGACCTGTCGATTTCGGTCGGTGAACTGGGCTCGCTGCTTGATCACAGTGGCCCGATCGGCCAGGGCGAGCGCTACGCCGCTAAGGTGTTCGGTGCCCATCGCACGTATTACGTGACCAACGGCTCGTCGATGTCCAACCGCGTCATCCTCATGGCCAGCGTAACGCGCAATCAGATCGCCCTGTGCGACCGTAACTGCCATAAATCCGCCGAGCATGCGATGACCCTGTCGGGTGCCCTGCCGACCTACCTGGTACCGACGCGCAACCGCTACGGCATCATTGGCCCGATCCTCCCGCAAACCCTGAGCGCCGAAGGCGTCAAAGCGGCCATCGCCAATAACCCGATGGTCAAGGACGGCATCGACCCGACACCGGTCCACGCGATCATCACCAACTCCACTTACGACGGTCTGACCTACAACGTCACCCGCGTCGAAGAACTGTTGGGCCAGAGTGTCGACCGCCTGCATTTCGACGAAGCCTGGTACGGCTATGCCCGTTTCAACCCGCTGTACCGCGACCGCCACGCCATGCACGGCAGCCCGGACGATCACGATGCTTCGAAGCCAACCGTGTTCGCCACCCAGTCGACCCACAAATTGCTCGCGGCCCTGTCTCAGGCCTCGATGATTCACGTGCGTAACGGCCGTAATCCGATCGAGCACGGACGGTTCAACGAGTCGTACATGATGCACGCGTCGACTTCGCCCAACTACGCGATCATGGCCTCTTGCGACGTCAGCTCGGCGATGATGGAAGCCCCAAGCGGGCAGATTCTTACGACTGAATCCATCGAAGAAGCTGTGTCGTTCCGCCAGGTCATCTCGCGCATGCACCACGAGATGCATGGCAAGGACGACTGGTTTTTCACCTGCTGGCAGCCGCCGACCGTACAGGTGGGCAATGCGACGGTGCCCTTCCATGAAGTGGACCCGGTGCTGCTGAAAACCGAGCCAAACTGCTGGGTCCTACACCCCAACGAGGTCTGGCACGGTTTCGGCGACATCGAAGAAGGCTACTGCATGCTGGACCCGATCAAGGTCTCGGTGCTCAGCCCCGGCATGGGCGACGACGGCAACCTGCTCGCTTCGGGCATCCCGGCCTGTGTGCTGACCGCGTACCTCGGTCGCCAGGGCATCGTCGTCGAGAAGACCACCGACTTCACCATCCTCTTCCTGTTCTCCATCGGCATCACCAAAGGCAAATGGGGCACGCTGGTCAACGCCCTGCTCGACTTCAAGCGCGACTATGACGACAACACCGAACTGGAGCTGTGCCTGCCGGACCTGCTGGCCGGCAACCAGACCCGTTACGCCGGCATGGGCCTCAAGGACCTGGCCGACGAAATCTTCGCCGCCATGAAGCAACACAAGACCACCTCGGCCATGTCCCAGGCGTTCGGCACGCTGCCGCAAGCGGTGTTCAGCCCGGTGGAAGCCTACGAGAAACTGGTGCGCAACGACATCGAACTGGTCACCCTGGATCAAGCCGCCGGGCGCATCGCCGCCACCGGCATCGTGCCGTATCCGCCAGGCATTCCATTGCTGATGCCGGGTGAGAACGCCGGGGCTGCCGATGGTCCGTTGCTGGCCTACCTCAAGGCGCTGGAAGCGTTCGACAAATCCTTCCCCGGTTTCACCCATGACACCCACGGGATCGAAGCCGAGAACGGGGTTTATCGGATGCTGGTATTGAAATGA
- a CDS encoding DUF2790 domain-containing protein has translation MNIAKIAIFLALGCIGAQAFAEESQAKVQASKSAVETYTYGSKLDVKKVIAVSDVPAECGPVSAQMTYEDSQGQRHILQYQVMGTGCSNG, from the coding sequence ATGAACATTGCAAAAATCGCGATTTTCCTCGCACTCGGTTGCATCGGCGCACAAGCGTTTGCCGAAGAGAGCCAGGCCAAGGTCCAGGCCAGCAAGTCGGCGGTTGAGACTTACACTTACGGATCGAAACTGGACGTCAAAAAGGTCATTGCGGTGAGCGATGTTCCGGCCGAGTGCGGACCGGTGTCTGCGCAAATGACCTATGAAGATTCGCAAGGACAACGCCACATCCTGCAATACCAGGTGATGGGCACTGGCTGTTCAAACGGTTGA
- the ligD gene encoding DNA ligase D has translation MSKNLEDYNRMRDFSATSEPAAVKRSGRKNAKDHALQFCIQKHDATRLHYDFRLELDGALKSWAVPKGPSLDPKVKRLAVHVEDHPIDYATFEGSIPEGHYGAGDVIVWDRGVWIPQEDPAKAYEKGRLKFELQGEKLGGLWNLVRTHMPGKQEQWFLIKHQDGAARPEDDYDVVTAEPDSVLSYRTIVAKAAKSAKAAKPKAVKKPATPARKEKSAQLTGAHKAKLPVQIKPELATLVEKAPDGQWSYEVKFDGYRIMARIDHDEVKLFTRNGHDWTHKLPGQAKALAKLGVESAWLDGEMVVADEQGVPDFQALQNAFEANRSGNILYYLFDLPYLNGVDLREVPVEERRAALATLLKANNHDPLLRFSDAFNEDPEALLNSACQMRMEGLIGKRLGSAYVSRRSSDWIKLKCKHRQEFVIVGYTDPKGSRNAFGALLLGLHDRDSGELRYSGKVGTGFTEATLNSIHEQLKPLQTKKPAVINPPSGAEFKAVHWLKPKLLAEVAFAEMTKDGSVRHAVFHGLRDDKPAKDITEERPTAVKTASAKTAPAKKAAAAKAPAAKKKAEPAPSQIGLDQGKVRITHPDRVIDASSGATKVQLAEYYASVAEWILPQLKDRPVALVRAPDGIAGELFFQKNAERLAIPGITTLDQKLTGQPMMVINNAEALIGAVQMSTVELHTWNATSDNLDKPDRFVLDLDPDPALPWKRMVEATQLTLSVLDELGLKAFLKTSGGKGIHLVVPLTRKAGWDDVKDFSHAIVSHMAKLLPERFSAVSGPKNRVGRIFIDYLRNGLGATTICAYAARTREGLPVSMPIFREEVEELKGGNQWNIHNAHERLAEVGDEPWADLKKTRQTITAEMRRRVGMKKT, from the coding sequence ATGAGCAAGAATCTGGAAGACTACAACCGCATGCGCGACTTTTCCGCGACCTCGGAACCGGCCGCGGTCAAACGTTCTGGCAGGAAGAACGCCAAGGATCACGCCTTGCAGTTCTGCATCCAGAAACACGATGCCACGCGCCTGCATTACGACTTTCGCCTGGAACTGGATGGCGCACTGAAGAGCTGGGCGGTGCCCAAGGGCCCGTCGCTCGACCCCAAGGTCAAGCGCCTGGCGGTGCACGTCGAAGACCATCCGATTGATTACGCCACCTTCGAGGGCAGTATTCCCGAGGGTCATTACGGCGCGGGCGACGTGATTGTCTGGGACCGTGGTGTGTGGATTCCCCAGGAAGATCCGGCCAAGGCTTACGAAAAAGGCCGGCTCAAGTTCGAGCTTCAAGGCGAAAAACTCGGCGGGCTGTGGAACCTGGTGCGCACGCACATGCCGGGCAAGCAGGAGCAATGGTTTCTGATCAAGCATCAGGACGGTGCCGCTCGACCTGAAGACGATTACGACGTCGTCACCGCCGAGCCCGACAGCGTGCTCAGCTACCGCACCATCGTTGCCAAGGCAGCCAAATCCGCCAAGGCCGCAAAACCCAAAGCCGTCAAGAAACCCGCCACCCCGGCGCGCAAGGAAAAGTCTGCGCAATTGACCGGTGCTCACAAGGCCAAACTGCCGGTTCAGATCAAGCCGGAACTGGCGACACTGGTGGAAAAAGCCCCGGACGGCCAATGGAGTTATGAGGTCAAGTTCGACGGCTACCGGATCATGGCGCGCATCGACCATGACGAGGTCAAACTCTTCACCCGCAACGGCCACGACTGGACCCACAAACTGCCCGGCCAGGCCAAGGCGCTTGCAAAACTGGGTGTCGAATCGGCTTGGCTGGACGGTGAAATGGTGGTCGCCGACGAGCAGGGCGTGCCGGATTTCCAGGCCCTGCAAAACGCCTTTGAGGCCAACCGCAGCGGCAACATTCTCTATTACCTGTTTGACCTGCCGTACCTCAATGGTGTCGACCTGCGCGAGGTGCCGGTCGAGGAACGCAGAGCGGCGCTGGCGACGCTGCTGAAAGCCAACAATCATGATCCGCTGCTGCGCTTCTCCGACGCCTTCAACGAAGACCCGGAAGCGTTGCTCAACAGTGCCTGTCAGATGCGCATGGAAGGGCTGATCGGCAAACGCCTGGGCTCGGCCTATGTATCCCGGCGCAGCAGTGACTGGATCAAACTCAAGTGCAAGCACCGACAAGAATTCGTCATCGTCGGCTACACCGACCCCAAGGGTTCACGCAACGCCTTTGGCGCTTTGCTCCTGGGGTTGCATGACCGCGACAGCGGCGAGTTGCGCTATTCCGGCAAGGTCGGCACCGGGTTTACCGAGGCGACGCTCAACAGCATTCACGAACAGCTCAAGCCGTTGCAGACGAAGAAACCCGCCGTGATCAATCCACCCAGCGGTGCCGAGTTCAAGGCTGTGCATTGGCTCAAACCCAAGTTGCTGGCGGAAGTGGCTTTTGCCGAAATGACCAAAGACGGGTCGGTGCGTCACGCGGTGTTCCATGGCCTGCGTGACGACAAACCTGCCAAAGACATCACCGAGGAGCGTCCGACTGCCGTGAAAACTGCATCTGCGAAAACTGCCCCCGCGAAAAAAGCCGCTGCCGCCAAAGCGCCTGCCGCGAAGAAGAAAGCCGAACCCGCGCCGTCACAAATCGGCCTTGACCAGGGCAAGGTGCGCATCACCCACCCGGACCGGGTCATCGACGCCAGCAGTGGCGCGACCAAAGTGCAACTGGCGGAGTATTACGCCAGCGTCGCCGAGTGGATTTTGCCGCAGCTCAAGGACCGCCCGGTGGCGCTGGTGCGTGCGCCGGATGGTATTGCCGGTGAACTGTTTTTCCAGAAAAACGCCGAGCGCCTGGCGATCCCCGGCATTACCACGCTGGACCAGAAACTCACCGGCCAGCCGATGATGGTCATCAACAACGCCGAAGCTTTGATCGGCGCAGTGCAGATGAGCACCGTCGAGTTGCACACCTGGAATGCCACCTCGGACAACCTCGACAAACCCGACCGCTTCGTCCTCGACCTCGACCCGGACCCGGCACTGCCGTGGAAACGCATGGTCGAGGCAACGCAATTGACGCTCTCGGTGCTCGACGAACTGGGGCTCAAGGCGTTCCTCAAGACCAGCGGCGGCAAGGGGATTCACCTGGTGGTGCCACTGACCCGCAAGGCCGGTTGGGACGATGTGAAGGATTTCAGCCACGCCATCGTCAGCCACATGGCGAAGCTGCTGCCGGAACGTTTTTCCGCGGTGTCGGGACCGAAGAATCGGGTAGGACGGATCTTCATCGATTACCTGCGCAACGGATTGGGCGCGACCACCATTTGTGCCTACGCCGCACGCACCCGCGAAGGGCTGCCGGTGTCGATGCCGATTTTTCGTGAAGAGGTGGAGGAGCTCAAGGGTGGCAACCAGTGGAACATTCACAACGCGCATGAACGTCTGGCTGAAGTCGGTGATGAGCCGTGGGCGGACTTGAAGAAAACCCGGCAGACAATTACTGCCGAGATGCGACGGCGAGTCGGAATGAAAAAAACCTGA
- a CDS encoding DUF3313 domain-containing protein, with protein MNLSRNLLIGAALTGLLLGGCTSKVTEKEQYSGYLSTYNNLQEFETPSGGTAMRWVSPSWNPNAYDTVAFTRLEMYPAPKPNERVNQQTLNDIQNYMTNKAKTTLGQKYRVVSSPSAAPAGSKVLVMRAAITGVSASPEGMHWYEVVPIAAVVGGVSAVTGIRDEDTELYIEAEFIDAKNNQSVARVVRKVFGTTLENDKQKITAQDFKTAIDKLGSDFQVFINHK; from the coding sequence ATGAACCTGTCCCGAAACTTGCTGATCGGCGCCGCACTGACCGGGCTCTTGCTCGGTGGTTGCACCTCCAAAGTCACCGAGAAGGAGCAGTACTCCGGCTACCTGTCCACCTACAACAACCTGCAGGAATTCGAAACGCCCAGTGGTGGTACGGCGATGCGTTGGGTAAGCCCGTCGTGGAACCCCAATGCCTATGACACCGTGGCATTCACCCGACTGGAGATGTACCCGGCGCCCAAGCCCAATGAGCGGGTCAACCAGCAGACGCTAAACGACATTCAGAACTACATGACCAACAAGGCCAAAACCACGCTGGGCCAGAAGTACCGGGTCGTTTCCAGCCCGAGCGCTGCGCCGGCCGGCTCAAAAGTCCTGGTCATGCGTGCAGCGATCACCGGGGTAAGTGCCTCGCCGGAAGGCATGCACTGGTATGAAGTGGTGCCTATCGCAGCGGTCGTAGGTGGTGTGTCCGCCGTTACCGGTATCCGGGATGAAGACACCGAACTGTATATCGAGGCAGAGTTCATCGACGCCAAAAACAATCAGTCCGTAGCCAGGGTCGTACGCAAGGTCTTTGGCACCACGCTGGAAAATGACAAACAGAAAATCACCGCCCAGGACTTCAAGACAGCGATCGACAAGCTGGGTAGTGACTTCCAGGTGTTCATCAACCACAAATAA
- a CDS encoding outer membrane protein transport protein, with protein MGINVAPLKTTALPAFTILALCCQNAFAGGIMLYEIGTDNVGLANAGAAARAQGPSTIASNPAGMSYLPGTQITGGLQVLYGNLKFDRDDDTNVPGSSSGNALDPLPGGSFFISHELDDHWSVGFGQYGDFGLAVNYDNDWSGRYFSQNSSLLGLSMVPSVAYRFNEQWSIGVGVKAMYGMLQAQTAIDRSPFGFTDREDGQFKYKDKDWGFGANVGVIYAPQAGTRIGLTYTSKVDLEFEDGLDIKGNGPALDRLDGAKTKLDMTVPQTLTLSLFQQMDPQWALLASVNWQDWSEFGEIAAQVDTSAGNAASTTVDAGFKDTWHLSLGAQYQATPQLLWNFGVAYDSSAVSDSDRSFIIPMDESWRFATGATYALNKDTDVNVSWAMIWMGDMSVDQTKSLSGNRTSGQFDNAWIQTVTGNMTWRF; from the coding sequence ATGGGTATCAATGTCGCGCCGTTGAAAACGACCGCCCTGCCCGCTTTTACCATTCTCGCCCTGTGCTGCCAGAACGCATTCGCCGGCGGCATCATGCTCTATGAAATCGGCACCGATAACGTCGGTCTCGCCAATGCCGGTGCTGCCGCCAGAGCTCAGGGCCCTTCAACCATTGCCAGCAATCCGGCGGGCATGAGCTACCTGCCGGGCACGCAAATCACCGGTGGCTTGCAGGTGCTGTACGGCAACCTCAAATTTGATCGCGATGATGACACCAACGTACCGGGCAGCAGCAGCGGCAATGCCCTTGATCCGCTTCCCGGCGGCAGTTTCTTCATCAGCCATGAACTGGACGATCACTGGAGCGTCGGCTTCGGCCAGTACGGCGACTTCGGCCTGGCCGTCAATTACGATAACGATTGGTCCGGGCGCTACTTTTCGCAAAACTCCAGCCTGCTCGGTTTGTCGATGGTGCCCAGCGTGGCTTACCGCTTCAATGAGCAATGGTCGATCGGCGTGGGCGTCAAGGCAATGTACGGCATGCTGCAGGCCCAGACCGCGATCGATCGCTCGCCATTCGGCTTCACCGATCGCGAAGACGGCCAGTTCAAATACAAGGACAAAGACTGGGGGTTCGGCGCGAATGTGGGCGTGATCTACGCCCCACAAGCCGGCACTCGTATCGGTCTGACCTACACCAGTAAGGTCGATCTGGAGTTCGAGGACGGGTTGGACATCAAAGGCAACGGCCCGGCACTTGATCGCCTGGACGGCGCCAAGACCAAGCTCGACATGACCGTGCCACAAACCCTGACCCTGAGTCTTTTCCAGCAGATGGACCCGCAGTGGGCCCTGCTCGCCTCGGTCAACTGGCAAGACTGGTCAGAGTTCGGTGAGATCGCCGCTCAGGTCGACACCTCGGCAGGCAATGCGGCATCGACCACGGTCGATGCCGGGTTTAAGGACACCTGGCATCTGTCGCTGGGCGCGCAATATCAGGCCACGCCGCAACTGCTGTGGAACTTCGGTGTGGCTTACGACAGCAGCGCAGTATCGGACAGCGATCGCTCGTTCATTATCCCCATGGACGAATCATGGCGCTTCGCGACGGGAGCCACCTATGCTCTGAACAAGGACACCGATGTCAACGTCAGTTGGGCCATGATCTGGATGGGTGACATGAGCGTGGACCAGACCAAATCCCTGTCAGGCAATCGTACTTCCGGTCAGTTCGACAATGCCTGGATTCAAACCGTTACCGGGAACATGACATGGCGTTTTTGA